The proteins below are encoded in one region of Castor canadensis chromosome 6, mCasCan1.hap1v2, whole genome shotgun sequence:
- the Dppa3 gene encoding developmental pluripotency-associated protein 3, with the protein MEPSQTFNPTLTAESFQMAYEENSPRDSGSHPETLIRDLHNLTLNPPPRFPSPLPEGPAQVSDRSERVLQETRGDTPYRQRGVRTLLSARRERLAKMRALLSNRYSRARREKLRDGIKGVQSEPFSVPFQCTCSYCLYHSWDPSENARLGSDYDRVESI; encoded by the exons ATGGAGCCCTCGCAAACATTTAACCCAACCTTGACAGCAGAATCTTTTCAGATGGCCTACGAAGAAAATTCCCCAAGAGATTCAG GCTCTCATCCAGAAACCTTGATAAGGGACCTTCACAACTTGACCCTCAACCCTCCTCCCAggttcccttcccctctcccagaaGGTCCAGCCCAAGTGTCAGACAGAAGCGAAAGGGTCCTACAGGAGACCAGAGGTGATACTCCCTATAGGCAGAGAGGAGTCCGGACCTTGTTATCCGCAAGGAGAGAACGCCTGGCCAAGATGAGAGCTCTCCTAAGCAACAGATACTCCCGG GCTCGAAGAGAAAAGCTAAGAGATGGGATTAAAGGAGTTCAG AGTGAACCATTCAGTGTGCCGTTCCAATGCACCTGCAGTTACTGCCTGTACCATAGCTGGGATCCTTCTGAGAATGCTAGACTAGGGAGTGATTATGACAGAGTAGAATCAATTTAG